One Roseomonas gilardii subsp. gilardii genomic region harbors:
- the modD gene encoding ModD protein yields the protein MSFTIPAARLEFMLQEDSPYGDLTTRGLGIGELHGRLSMTAGSLMTVCCAEEAETLFRLAGCEEVQRFCRSGAQIEEGSPILQARGPAGALHRASKTAQTLMELTSGVATAAARLRTAARQIRPEIAVACTRKHLPGVKDVMLRAITAGGCVPHRLGLSDSVLVFAQHRGFLGRQPPHLWVAQLRAAQPERKIAAEAGNVDEAVQFAHSGVDIVQCDKFSPEQVAEVVRALNGHPKRPVLVATGGIDDRNIADYARAGVDVIVTSAPYTAPPLDVRVTIERNGR from the coding sequence ATGAGCTTCACCATTCCGGCCGCCCGTCTCGAATTCATGCTGCAGGAGGACTCTCCCTACGGCGACCTGACCACGCGGGGCCTTGGCATCGGCGAGTTGCATGGCCGCCTGTCGATGACGGCCGGGTCATTGATGACCGTGTGCTGCGCCGAGGAGGCGGAGACGCTGTTCCGCCTCGCCGGCTGCGAGGAGGTGCAGCGCTTCTGCCGTTCCGGCGCGCAGATCGAGGAAGGCAGCCCGATCCTCCAGGCGCGGGGACCGGCCGGCGCGCTGCACCGGGCCAGCAAGACGGCCCAGACGCTGATGGAGCTGACCTCCGGCGTCGCCACCGCCGCCGCCCGGCTGCGGACGGCCGCGCGGCAGATCCGGCCGGAGATCGCCGTGGCCTGCACGCGCAAGCACCTGCCGGGGGTCAAGGACGTGATGCTGCGCGCCATCACGGCGGGCGGCTGCGTGCCGCACCGGCTGGGCCTTTCCGACAGCGTGCTGGTCTTCGCGCAGCACCGGGGATTCCTCGGCCGGCAGCCGCCGCATCTCTGGGTGGCGCAGCTCCGCGCCGCGCAGCCCGAGCGCAAGATCGCGGCCGAGGCGGGGAATGTGGACGAGGCGGTGCAGTTCGCCCATTCCGGGGTGGATATCGTGCAGTGCGACAAGTTCTCGCCGGAACAGGTGGCCGAGGTGGTGCGCGCGCTGAACGGCCATCCGAAGCGGCCGGTGCTGGTCGCCACCGGCGGCATCGACGATCGCAACATCGCCGATTATGCCCGGGCCGGGGTGGATGTGATCGTGACCTCCGCCCCCTATACGGCGCCCCCGCTGGACGTGCGGGTGACGATCGAGCGCAACGGGCGCTGA
- a CDS encoding NAD(P)H-hydrate dehydratase, with translation MIHTTSPVPPELLTPDEMARADALAAEAGHPTRVLMAAAGRAVARSLRRRWRPRRVVVLCGPGDNGGDGWVAARLLAQEGWPVAVAALAEPRPGGAAAEAAARWRGPRLGWGPAAVSRAAVVVDAVFGAGLSRPVDGAVADVLRAIAAPVLAVDVPSGVDGGTGQVRGHAAQAMATVSFARLKPGHLLLPGRDLCGEVELADIGLPDSVIAEIAPRAFRNGPRLWRLPRPAAAMHKHERGHVLVAAGATMPGAARLAAMAARRAGAGMLTIAATSPGAAFTLRGVAMPGDIIADPPPDAMSGSKGRVWVLGPGLPPDERAGALLDKVLAGGQPVVADAGALTLCAGHPERLRGASILTPHGGEFARVFGAVGEDRLASVRAAAARTGAVVVLKGSDTIIAAPDGRVAINDNAPPSLATAGTGDVLSGICGAFLAQGMPPFEAAAAAVWVHGAAASPGPGLIAEDVVAGIPAALALAEKMRAGG, from the coding sequence TTGATCCACACGACCTCTCCCGTCCCGCCGGAACTGCTGACCCCTGACGAGATGGCCCGCGCCGATGCGCTGGCCGCCGAGGCGGGGCATCCGACGCGCGTGCTGATGGCGGCGGCCGGGCGGGCGGTGGCGCGGTCGCTGCGCCGGCGCTGGCGGCCCCGGCGGGTCGTGGTGCTGTGCGGGCCCGGGGACAATGGCGGCGATGGCTGGGTGGCGGCGCGGCTGCTGGCGCAGGAGGGCTGGCCCGTCGCGGTGGCGGCCCTGGCGGAGCCACGCCCGGGCGGGGCCGCTGCGGAGGCGGCGGCGCGCTGGCGCGGGCCGAGGCTGGGCTGGGGGCCGGCGGCGGTGTCGCGGGCGGCGGTGGTGGTGGATGCGGTCTTCGGCGCCGGCCTGTCGCGGCCGGTGGACGGGGCGGTCGCGGATGTGCTGCGCGCCATCGCGGCACCGGTCCTCGCGGTCGATGTGCCGAGCGGCGTGGATGGCGGCACGGGGCAGGTGCGGGGCCATGCGGCCCAGGCCATGGCCACGGTGAGTTTCGCGCGGCTGAAGCCGGGGCACCTGCTGCTGCCGGGGCGCGATCTCTGCGGAGAGGTGGAACTGGCGGATATCGGCCTGCCCGATTCCGTGATCGCCGAGATCGCGCCGCGTGCCTTCCGCAACGGGCCCCGGCTCTGGCGCCTGCCGCGCCCGGCGGCGGCGATGCACAAGCATGAGCGCGGCCATGTCCTGGTGGCCGCGGGGGCGACCATGCCCGGGGCGGCGCGCCTGGCCGCGATGGCGGCGCGGCGCGCGGGGGCGGGGATGCTGACCATCGCCGCGACCTCGCCCGGCGCGGCCTTCACCCTGCGCGGCGTCGCCATGCCGGGCGACATCATCGCCGATCCGCCGCCGGATGCGATGAGCGGAAGCAAAGGGCGTGTCTGGGTCCTGGGGCCGGGCCTGCCGCCGGACGAGAGGGCGGGCGCCCTGCTGGACAAGGTGCTCGCGGGCGGCCAGCCGGTGGTGGCGGATGCGGGGGCGCTGACCCTCTGCGCCGGGCATCCGGAGCGCCTGCGAGGCGCCTCGATCCTCACGCCGCATGGCGGGGAGTTCGCGCGGGTCTTCGGCGCGGTGGGGGAGGACCGGCTGGCCTCCGTGCGCGCGGCGGCGGCGCGGACCGGGGCGGTGGTGGTGCTGAAGGGCAGCGACACGATCATCGCCGCGCCGGACGGGCGGGTGGCGATCAACGACAACGCCCCGCCAAGCCTCGCCACGGCCGGGACGGGGGATGTGCTGTCCGGGATCTGCGGCGCCTTCCTGGCGCAGGGGATGCCGCCCTTCGAGGCTGCCGCCGCGGCGGTCTGGGTGCATGGCGCCGCCGCCTCGCCGGGGCCGGGGCTGATCGCCGAGGATGTGGTGGCGGGGATTCCGGCGGCCCTGGCCCTGGCGGAGAAGATGCGCGCCGGCGGATGA
- the parA gene encoding ParA family partition ATPase yields the protein MAFVVAVASQKGGAGKSTVAANLATALLAEGVPVALLDTDPQGTLTRWHQERSGDAPALDFDAPAGWRVSQMVDRRRKAPGFLILDTPPHADADARRAIRSADLVLIPLQPSMPDVWAIDATLSVAAEEKRPVALLLNRVPSQGRLRDEVRAHLRERDLPVLSATLGNRTAFAAAFGRGLGAVEDAPRGLAAQEARALAEALRREAAP from the coding sequence ATGGCATTCGTGGTGGCGGTGGCGAGCCAGAAGGGCGGGGCGGGCAAGTCCACGGTGGCGGCGAACCTGGCCACGGCCCTGCTGGCCGAGGGCGTCCCCGTCGCCCTGCTCGACACCGACCCGCAGGGCACGCTCACCCGCTGGCACCAGGAACGCTCCGGAGACGCCCCGGCGCTGGACTTCGACGCCCCGGCGGGCTGGCGCGTGTCGCAGATGGTGGACAGGCGCCGCAAGGCTCCCGGCTTTTTGATCCTCGACACGCCGCCGCATGCCGATGCCGATGCACGCCGCGCCATCCGCTCGGCGGATCTGGTGCTCATCCCCCTGCAGCCCTCGATGCCCGATGTCTGGGCCATCGACGCCACCCTCTCGGTCGCCGCCGAGGAGAAGCGCCCCGTCGCCCTGCTGCTGAACCGTGTCCCCTCCCAGGGGCGGCTGCGGGACGAGGTGCGGGCGCATCTGCGCGAGCGCGACCTGCCGGTCCTGTCCGCCACGCTCGGCAACCGCACCGCCTTCGCCGCCGCCTTCGGGCGTGGCCTCGGCGCGGTGGAGGATGCGCCGCGCGGCCTGGCCGCCCAGGAAGCACGCGCCCTGGCCGAGGCCCTTCGGCGCGAGGCGGCGCCCTGA
- a CDS encoding DMT family transporter: protein MQDPASAARRRAILLVLGEALAFSLVAAMIKLLGGAIPLAEVMLFRNLFALPALMPQAMAHGGWRALRTRAPLGHLQRSGWGLLAMGGSFYGYAHLPLALASALTFTMPLFLTVFSVPLLGDRVGPRRASAVLVGFTGVLVMLSPGLVFGAGGDADTPDPVAVCVVLLSAIGWALAMISIRRMGKAGEPGVTIVLWFALSGVAACSIASLPVWVWPAAGQWALLAGIGMVSGIGQLLLTAAYRGGEAALLAPFEYSGLIWAALLGCLLWGEFPGLADMAGFLILVSAGLFIWRTEVTRRA, encoded by the coding sequence ATGCAAGACCCGGCCAGCGCCGCGCGCAGGCGCGCCATTCTTCTTGTCCTCGGGGAAGCCCTGGCCTTCTCGCTGGTCGCCGCGATGATCAAGCTGCTGGGCGGCGCGATCCCGCTGGCGGAGGTGATGCTCTTCCGCAACCTCTTCGCCCTGCCGGCCCTGATGCCGCAGGCCATGGCGCATGGCGGCTGGCGGGCGCTGCGGACGCGGGCGCCGCTCGGCCATCTCCAGCGCAGCGGCTGGGGGCTGCTGGCCATGGGCGGCTCCTTCTACGGCTATGCGCATCTGCCGCTCGCCCTGGCCAGCGCGCTCACCTTCACCATGCCGCTGTTCCTGACGGTCTTCTCCGTGCCGCTGCTGGGCGACCGGGTGGGGCCGCGCCGGGCCTCGGCGGTGCTGGTGGGCTTCACCGGGGTGCTGGTGATGCTCTCGCCCGGCCTGGTTTTCGGCGCGGGTGGGGATGCGGACACGCCCGATCCCGTCGCGGTCTGCGTGGTGCTGCTCTCGGCCATCGGCTGGGCGCTGGCGATGATCTCGATCCGCCGCATGGGCAAGGCCGGGGAGCCGGGCGTGACCATCGTGCTGTGGTTTGCGCTCTCGGGCGTGGCCGCCTGTTCCATCGCCTCCCTGCCGGTCTGGGTCTGGCCCGCGGCGGGGCAATGGGCGCTGCTGGCCGGAATCGGGATGGTGTCGGGGATCGGCCAGCTTCTGCTGACGGCGGCCTATCGCGGCGGCGAGGCGGCTCTGCTGGCGCCCTTCGAGTATTCCGGGCTGATCTGGGCGGCACTGCTGGGCTGCCTGCTCTGGGGCGAGTTCCCGGGTCTCGCCGACATGGCGGGCTTCCTGATCCTGGTTTCGGCGGGATTGTTCATCTGGCGCACGGAGGTGACACGGCGGGCCTGA
- a CDS encoding dienelactone hydrolase family protein, translated as MTDLHGLDGLIQPAGPRGAATPDRDGLHRRDVIIMTSLMTGLTLATAHGAAAQVIQTDNAGLQAGEVQIPTRDGRIPAYAARPAGEGPFPTVLVIEEIFGVHDYIKDICRRLAKAGYLAVAPELYARLADLSKMTDVQQIVRDVISKAPDTTMLSDLDATVAWAKAEGHGDTTRLGVTGFCRGGRNTWLYAAHNPALKAAIAWYGPVGGGTSDIQPRTPMDVAAELKCPLLGLYGGADTGIPVDQVQAAAQKARAAGKQVEIVVFPDAPHGFHADYRPSYRREAAEEGWRRMLAWFRDHGVA; from the coding sequence ATGACGGATTTGCACGGCCTCGACGGCCTCATCCAGCCGGCCGGCCCGCGTGGCGCCGCCACCCCGGATCGCGATGGCCTCCACCGGCGTGACGTCATCATCATGACCTCGCTGATGACCGGGCTGACCCTGGCCACCGCCCATGGCGCGGCGGCCCAGGTGATCCAGACGGACAATGCCGGCCTGCAGGCGGGCGAGGTGCAGATCCCCACCCGGGATGGCCGCATCCCCGCCTATGCCGCCCGTCCGGCCGGCGAGGGTCCCTTCCCCACCGTGCTGGTGATCGAGGAGATCTTCGGCGTCCACGACTACATCAAGGATATCTGCCGCCGCCTGGCCAAGGCCGGCTACCTTGCCGTGGCGCCGGAACTCTATGCCCGCCTCGCCGACCTCTCGAAGATGACCGACGTGCAGCAGATCGTGCGCGACGTGATCAGCAAGGCGCCCGACACGACCATGCTCTCCGACCTCGATGCCACCGTGGCCTGGGCCAAGGCCGAAGGGCATGGCGACACCACGCGGCTCGGCGTCACCGGCTTCTGCCGGGGCGGCCGCAACACCTGGCTCTACGCCGCCCACAACCCGGCGCTGAAGGCCGCCATCGCCTGGTACGGGCCGGTCGGCGGCGGCACCAGCGACATCCAGCCGCGCACCCCCATGGATGTGGCCGCCGAGCTGAAATGCCCGCTCCTGGGCCTCTATGGCGGCGCCGACACGGGCATCCCGGTCGATCAGGTCCAGGCCGCCGCGCAGAAGGCCCGCGCCGCCGGAAAGCAGGTGGAGATCGTGGTCTTTCCCGATGCCCCGCACGGCTTCCACGCGGACTACCGCCCCAGCTACCGGCGGGAGGCCGCCGAGGAGGGCTGGCGCCGCATGCTCGCCTGGTTCCGCGACCACGGCGTCGCCTGA
- a CDS encoding class I SAM-dependent methyltransferase — MLADRQAREDGKSGEGQVSAPAEGDTLLAPAPRRAQVTAEDVRAAYRLILGREPHPDETAALASRAAMTPDLATLRREFLGSDEFRAKLDGLGLAITPPPPFAPLDAPLQEIEAEAPPEELARLLERLTACWTALGEEAPHWSVLPLPQHRPENLEAHRDGFYQTGLFDLGLILSIFRRAGLATADLPVMLEYGCGVGRVTGQVAPWFREVIACDISQPHLDVAAARMEEAGIGNVRFHPVTAQHLVPARAYDLFYSRLTLWHDPPPVVAAVLDQAFAALRNGGMAIFSVPGWAEGYRFSTAEYLAREPVAEREFHVFPQRAVFALANRHGCVPVELREDTGLLDLPTGRWTSFLYAFRKIGQVRRPQPRIRRG, encoded by the coding sequence ATGCTTGCCGATCGCCAGGCCCGTGAGGACGGGAAGAGTGGGGAAGGGCAAGTCTCTGCCCCGGCGGAGGGCGACACCCTGCTGGCGCCCGCCCCCCGCCGGGCGCAGGTGACGGCCGAGGATGTGCGTGCCGCCTATCGCCTGATCCTGGGGCGGGAACCGCATCCGGACGAGACGGCCGCCCTGGCGTCGCGGGCGGCGATGACGCCGGACCTCGCCACGCTGCGGCGGGAATTCCTGGGCTCGGACGAGTTCCGGGCGAAGCTGGACGGGCTCGGCCTGGCGATCACCCCGCCGCCGCCCTTCGCGCCGCTGGACGCGCCTTTGCAGGAGATCGAGGCCGAGGCACCACCCGAGGAACTGGCGCGGCTGCTGGAACGGCTGACCGCCTGCTGGACGGCGCTGGGCGAGGAGGCCCCGCACTGGTCGGTGCTGCCCCTGCCACAGCACCGGCCGGAGAATCTGGAAGCGCACCGGGACGGATTCTACCAGACGGGGCTCTTTGATCTCGGGCTGATCCTGTCGATCTTCCGCCGCGCCGGCCTCGCTACCGCGGACCTGCCGGTCATGCTGGAATATGGCTGCGGCGTCGGGCGGGTGACGGGGCAGGTGGCGCCCTGGTTCCGGGAGGTCATCGCCTGCGACATCTCGCAGCCGCACCTGGACGTGGCGGCGGCGCGGATGGAGGAGGCGGGGATCGGCAATGTCCGCTTCCACCCCGTCACCGCGCAGCATCTCGTCCCGGCCAGGGCCTATGATCTGTTCTACAGCCGGCTGACCCTGTGGCACGACCCTCCGCCGGTGGTGGCGGCGGTGCTGGACCAGGCCTTCGCCGCGCTGCGCAACGGGGGGATGGCGATCTTCTCGGTGCCCGGCTGGGCCGAGGGCTACCGCTTCTCCACCGCGGAATACCTGGCGCGGGAGCCGGTGGCGGAGCGGGAGTTCCATGTCTTCCCGCAGCGCGCGGTCTTCGCCCTGGCGAACCGGCATGGCTGCGTGCCGGTGGAGCTGCGCGAGGATACGGGCCTGCTGGACCTGCCGACCGGGCGCTGGACCTCCTTCCTCTATGCCTTCCGCAAGATCGGGCAGGTCCGCCGGCCGCAGCCGCGCATCCGTCGGGGGTGA
- the fdhD gene encoding formate dehydrogenase accessory sulfurtransferase FdhD, giving the protein MTPPIPRAPLPTALATEASLLPFGTGEARPRAVMVAAETPVALAYSSIPFAVMMATPADLEDFAYGFSLTEGIVASPEEIRDVALHPEDRGLALDITLAPAALRRHLAQRRARERSLPGRTGCGLCGVEGLDALPAAAAPATPAPRLEAGAVRAALGAMEAAQVLNQETRAVHAAAWAAPDGTLRLLREDVGRHNALDKLIGAALRAGEAPAEGFLLITSRCSFEMVEKATAFGARSLVAISAPTSLALERARALDMTLLAVARRDSVTVFHGAGRVTGLECPA; this is encoded by the coding sequence ATGACGCCGCCCATCCCCCGTGCCCCGCTCCCCACCGCGCTCGCCACGGAGGCCAGCCTCCTGCCCTTCGGCACCGGCGAGGCCCGGCCCCGCGCGGTGATGGTGGCGGCGGAAACGCCCGTGGCCCTGGCCTACTCCTCCATCCCCTTCGCGGTGATGATGGCCACGCCGGCCGATCTGGAGGATTTCGCCTACGGCTTCAGCCTGACCGAGGGGATCGTCGCCTCTCCCGAGGAGATCCGCGACGTGGCCCTGCACCCGGAAGACCGCGGCCTCGCCCTCGACATCACGCTGGCCCCCGCCGCCCTGCGCCGCCACCTGGCACAGCGCCGGGCGCGGGAACGCAGCCTGCCCGGCCGGACGGGCTGCGGTCTCTGCGGGGTCGAGGGGCTGGACGCCCTGCCCGCCGCAGCCGCCCCCGCCACCCCCGCGCCGCGGCTGGAGGCCGGGGCGGTCCGCGCGGCGCTGGGCGCGATGGAGGCGGCGCAGGTGCTGAACCAGGAAACCCGCGCCGTCCATGCCGCCGCCTGGGCCGCGCCGGATGGCACACTGCGCCTGCTGCGCGAGGATGTCGGCCGCCACAACGCGCTGGACAAGCTGATCGGCGCCGCCCTGCGCGCGGGCGAAGCCCCGGCGGAGGGCTTCCTGCTGATCACCAGCCGCTGCTCCTTCGAGATGGTGGAGAAGGCGACGGCCTTCGGCGCGCGCAGCCTCGTGGCCATCTCGGCGCCGACCTCCCTGGCGCTGGAACGCGCCCGCGCCCTGGACATGACATTGCTGGCCGTGGCGCGGCGGGATTCCGTGACGGTCTTCCATGGCGCCGGCCGCGTCACCGGGCTGGAATGCCCAGCCTGA
- a CDS encoding thioredoxin family protein — MASIIAFSAFGRLPMRPVTDPELDSVLAESGPGQVSILYLWGSRCADCEAVRAALRSTPESFLWPGVRWLESDLRDDLSLATRFGLLGIPAFLIFAGRRPRGRITGWPGVPTFTRLVGEQLRRLH, encoded by the coding sequence TTGGCCAGCATCATCGCGTTCAGCGCCTTCGGGCGCCTGCCCATGCGCCCCGTCACCGATCCCGAGCTGGATTCCGTCCTCGCGGAAAGCGGTCCCGGGCAGGTCAGCATCCTCTATCTCTGGGGCAGCCGCTGCGCCGATTGCGAGGCAGTCCGCGCCGCCCTACGCAGCACGCCCGAAAGCTTCCTCTGGCCCGGCGTCCGCTGGCTCGAAAGCGACCTGCGCGACGACCTCAGCCTGGCGACGCGCTTCGGGCTGCTCGGCATCCCGGCCTTCCTGATCTTCGCCGGGCGCCGCCCCCGGGGCCGGATCACCGGCTGGCCGGGCGTCCCCACCTTCACCCGGCTGGTCGGCGAACAGCTCCGGCGCCTCCACTGA
- a CDS encoding CBS domain-containing protein, which produces MKVREIMTGQVMTVGPDTPVPALASLFASRGISGVPVVDETGQLVGLVTEGDLLRQITGEEEAQSWFRRLIESAPSQALQYVQSHGRVARDLMTTSLETVGEDDSIQKAAGIMAKRNIRRLPVVRDGKLVGILSRADLMKAIVAPPAQAPGETSDAEIERKLVAEMRRHSWADAYYIFPHVEKGVVQFHGFCNSDDVERGLRVLAEGIPGVKGVTFDLSPVPPPMLA; this is translated from the coding sequence GTGAAAGTTCGCGAGATCATGACAGGCCAGGTGATGACGGTCGGCCCGGACACGCCGGTGCCTGCCCTGGCCAGCCTCTTCGCCTCGCGCGGCATCTCCGGCGTGCCGGTGGTGGATGAGACGGGCCAGCTCGTCGGCCTCGTGACCGAGGGCGACCTGCTGCGTCAGATCACGGGGGAGGAAGAAGCCCAGTCCTGGTTCCGCCGCCTGATCGAATCCGCGCCGAGCCAGGCCCTCCAGTACGTGCAGTCGCATGGGCGCGTGGCGCGCGACCTGATGACGACCAGCCTGGAAACGGTGGGCGAGGATGACAGCATCCAGAAGGCCGCCGGGATCATGGCGAAGCGCAACATCCGCCGCCTGCCGGTGGTGCGCGACGGCAAGCTGGTCGGCATCCTGTCCCGCGCCGACCTGATGAAGGCCATCGTCGCCCCGCCGGCGCAGGCGCCCGGCGAGACCAGCGATGCCGAGATCGAACGGAAGCTGGTGGCCGAGATGCGCCGGCACAGCTGGGCGGATGCCTATTACATCTTCCCGCATGTGGAGAAGGGCGTGGTGCAGTTCCACGGCTTCTGCAACTCGGACGATGTGGAGCGCGGCCTGCGCGTGCTGGCGGAAGGCATCCCGGGGGTGAAGGGCGTGACCTTCGACCTTTCCCCCGTGCCGCCGCCGATGCTGGCCTGA
- the tig gene encoding trigger factor produces MQVTEVATEGLKRSFDVVVQAAEVDAARNKRLAAVARDLRLPGFRPGKVPMSVVKNRYGTAINGEVLEEAVQTATRDLLSERGLKPAQQPKVELKSEEIGEGKDVAFHIEMEVLPEIPMPEFSSIEVERLKAEPSEEEVNKALEGLAARAASLEDVTEDRPAEAGDTVIVDFVGRARPKDNPEGELEEFQGGSGSDMPVELGGEGFIPGFADGLVGIKVGETRHVEVTFPEEYHAPDLAGRPAVFEMTAKALKKAVKPALDDEFAKKVGVPGGIEDLRNQMKEILQSQYDQASRLKVKRQLLDALAERADFPVPQGLVDAEFEGIWQRVEADLKAGRLDAEDKGKDEETLRAEYRKIAERRIRLGLLVSEIGRTNGVQVGQEEILRAMRAEAGRYPGQEKQVMEYFQRNPQAMDSIRAPLFEEKVVDFMLELAKVNERSVTPEELQAPEKAEATDAA; encoded by the coding sequence ATGCAGGTGACCGAGGTCGCGACGGAGGGGCTGAAGCGCTCCTTTGACGTGGTGGTGCAGGCGGCCGAGGTGGACGCGGCGCGGAACAAGCGTCTGGCGGCCGTGGCCAGGGATCTCCGGCTGCCGGGCTTCCGCCCGGGCAAGGTGCCGATGTCGGTGGTCAAGAACCGCTACGGCACGGCCATCAACGGCGAGGTGCTGGAAGAGGCGGTGCAGACCGCGACCCGCGACCTGCTCTCCGAGCGCGGGCTGAAGCCGGCGCAGCAGCCCAAGGTGGAGCTGAAGAGCGAGGAGATCGGCGAGGGCAAGGACGTCGCCTTCCATATCGAGATGGAGGTCCTGCCCGAGATCCCGATGCCGGAATTCTCCTCCATCGAGGTGGAGCGGCTGAAGGCCGAGCCTTCCGAGGAGGAGGTGAACAAGGCGCTGGAGGGTCTGGCGGCCCGCGCGGCCTCGCTGGAGGACGTGACCGAGGACCGCCCCGCCGAGGCCGGCGACACGGTGATCGTGGACTTCGTGGGCCGTGCCCGCCCGAAGGACAATCCCGAGGGCGAGCTGGAGGAGTTCCAGGGCGGCAGCGGCAGCGACATGCCGGTGGAGCTCGGCGGCGAGGGCTTCATCCCCGGCTTCGCGGACGGGCTGGTCGGCATCAAGGTCGGCGAGACCCGGCATGTCGAGGTGACCTTCCCCGAGGAATACCACGCCCCTGACCTCGCCGGCCGCCCCGCCGTCTTCGAGATGACGGCCAAGGCGCTGAAGAAGGCCGTGAAGCCGGCGCTGGACGACGAGTTCGCCAAGAAGGTCGGCGTGCCGGGCGGGATCGAGGACCTCCGGAACCAGATGAAGGAGATCCTGCAGAGCCAGTACGACCAGGCCTCCCGCCTGAAGGTCAAGCGCCAGCTCCTGGACGCGCTGGCCGAGCGGGCCGACTTCCCGGTGCCGCAGGGCCTGGTGGATGCCGAGTTCGAGGGCATCTGGCAGCGCGTCGAGGCCGATCTGAAGGCCGGGCGCCTGGACGCCGAGGACAAGGGCAAGGACGAGGAGACCCTGCGGGCCGAGTACCGCAAGATCGCCGAGCGCCGCATCCGCCTGGGCCTGCTGGTCAGCGAGATCGGCCGCACCAACGGCGTGCAGGTCGGGCAGGAGGAGATCCTGCGGGCCATGCGCGCCGAGGCCGGCCGCTATCCCGGCCAGGAGAAGCAGGTGATGGAGTACTTCCAGCGCAACCCGCAGGCCATGGACAGCATCCGCGCCCCGCTCTTCGAGGAGAAGGTCGTGGACTTCATGCTGGAGCTGGCCAAGGTCAACGAGCGCAGCGTGACGCCCGAGGAGCTGCAGGCCCCCGAGAAGGCCGAGGCCACCGACGCGGCCTGA
- a CDS encoding alanyl-tRNA editing protein, which translates to MTELLYRLDPYGRDAGATVVSSGPEGVVLDRTLFYARAGGQPGDSGTLRWAKPDGGFAEAKVTEALKGTDNTVLHTLPEDAPRPEPGTNVIASIDWERRHRHMRMHTTLHLLCAVMPGIYATGNQIGAEKSRLDFDLPEPPPKEWLTQQLNLLIASDHPVGERWIEEAELDRNPGLVRTLSVQPPRGAGRIRLVRIGSEESPVDLQPCGGTHVRSTKEIGAVEVTKLESKGKQNRRVHIVLKD; encoded by the coding sequence ATGACCGAGTTGCTGTACCGCCTCGACCCCTATGGACGCGACGCGGGCGCGACCGTGGTCTCCTCCGGCCCCGAGGGCGTGGTGCTGGACCGCACGCTCTTCTACGCCCGCGCCGGCGGCCAGCCCGGCGATTCCGGCACGCTTCGCTGGGCGAAGCCCGATGGCGGCTTCGCCGAGGCCAAGGTGACCGAGGCGCTGAAAGGCACGGACAACACCGTCCTCCACACCCTGCCCGAGGACGCGCCGCGCCCCGAGCCCGGCACCAACGTCATCGCCTCGATCGACTGGGAACGCCGCCACCGCCACATGCGGATGCACACCACCCTGCACCTGCTCTGCGCGGTGATGCCCGGCATCTACGCCACCGGCAACCAGATCGGTGCCGAGAAGTCGCGCCTCGACTTCGACCTGCCCGAGCCGCCGCCCAAGGAATGGCTGACGCAGCAGCTCAACCTGCTGATCGCCTCCGACCACCCGGTCGGCGAGCGCTGGATCGAGGAGGCCGAGCTGGACCGCAATCCCGGCCTGGTCCGCACCCTCTCGGTGCAGCCGCCGCGCGGCGCCGGCAGGATCCGCCTCGTGCGCATCGGCTCCGAGGAATCGCCGGTGGACCTGCAGCCCTGCGGCGGCACGCATGTCCGCTCCACCAAGGAAATCGGCGCGGTGGAAGTGACCAAGCTGGAAAGCAAGGGCAAGCAGAACCGCCGCGTCCATATCGTGCTGAAGGACTGA